A single window of Ananas comosus cultivar F153 linkage group 24, ASM154086v1, whole genome shotgun sequence DNA harbors:
- the LOC109728806 gene encoding uncharacterized protein LOC109728806, translating to MQIILTPLLIRFLLFNSPLQTRITSHLSLPLSLSRPLSLSKMPRNSIVAAFPRDLIEEVLARVASDSPTPLRDLTNLRRSCKVLYEMSKSREVGRRMAVEREGMLSWWDREKFLDLIRSCAKSGNLEACFVLGLDEFYNKRRRAEGLRHLREAAAGGHRAAAYAAGMLLFRRPSTRRLGIEQLESVADVGGAAAVGKWRREAASGVRAITWKRWRRRPLKRSSEEGPCADRRCGAAAAAAEKGGGEWWWEGEERERRFCSRECRWRHEYYKFIETI from the exons ATGCAAATAATTTTAACCCCTCTTCTTATACGTTTTTTGCTCTTCAACTCCCCTCTACAAACAAGGATCACCTCtcacctctccctccctctctctctctctagacctctctctctctctaagatgcCGAGGAACAGCATCGTCGCGGCGTTCCCACGAGACCTCATCGAGGAGGTCCTCGCGAGAGTCGCCTCCGACTCTCCGACCCCGCTCCGCGACCTCACCAACCTGCGAAGATC GTGCAAGGTGTTGTACGAGATGTCGAAGTCGCGGGAGGTCGGACGGCGAATGGCGGTGGAGAGGGAAGGAATGCTCAGCTGGTGGGATCGGGAAAAATTTCTCGACTTGATTCGGAGCTGCGCGAAGAGCGGAAACCTCGAAGCTTGCTTCGTTCTCGGACTG gaCGAATTCTACAACAAGAGGAGGAGAGCCGAGGGGCTGCGCCACCTCCGGGAGGCCGCGGCCGGGGGCCACCGCGCGGCGGCCTACGCCGCCGGCATGCTCCTCTTCCGCCGCCCGAGCACGCGCCGCCTGGGCATTGAGCAGCTCGAAAGCGTCGCCGACgtcggtggcgcggcggcggtcGGGAAGTGGCGGAGGGAGGCGGCGTCCGGCGTGCGGGCGATCACGTGgaagcggtggcggcggcggccgctgAAGCGGAGCAGCGAGGAGGGGCCGTGCGCGGACCGACGGTGCggcgcggccgcggcggcggcggagaagggaGGTGGTGAGTGGTggtgggagggggaggagagggagaggaggtttTGTAGTAGGGAGTGTAGGTGGAGGCATGAATACTACAAGTTCATAGAGACCATATAG
- the LOC109728614 gene encoding uncharacterized protein LOC109728614 — protein sequence MGIIRSCFSFMVGAAFGVYAAQNYSVPNLKKLARTGMAMAKHYEETHRKPTNTNTVNHDDDDNAGSHH from the coding sequence ATGGGGATAATCCGGAGCTGCTTCTCGTTCATGGTGGGGGCGGCGTTCGGGGTCTACGCGGCGCAGAACTACAGCGTCCCCAACCTGAAGAAGCTCGCCCGCACGGGGATGGCCATGGCCAAGCACTACGAGGAGACCCACCGCAAGCCCACCAACACCAACACGGTCaaccacgacgacgacgacaatgCCGGATCCCATCATTAG
- the LOC109728573 gene encoding scarecrow-like protein 15 (The sequence of the model RefSeq protein was modified relative to this genomic sequence to represent the inferred CDS: added 77 bases not found in genome assembly) yields the protein HVVDFDVGVGARWPALIRELSRRPPPLPAFRITAVVAAHHLFDLRLVRDNLAQFAAECCVPFEFNAVALDAFDPQVLRSVSGQFDESVFVNLPIGHTANLPIQSLLPLIKQLNPKLVISVNHLCGGGGGGEFSFARHVFNSLQSATALLESIDAAGMSPDIADMIERLILLPRIENAVLGFHDRSPAEKKMTWRTLFASAGLVPVQLSNLAEAQAECLLRRHPIRGFHVEQREAALVLCWQHGRELVSVSAWR from the coding sequence CTCTCCCTGCTTTCAGAATcaccgccgtcgtcgccgcccaCCACCTGTTCGATCTCCGGCTTGTGAGAGATAACCTCGCTCAATTCGCCGCCGAGTGCTGCGTCCCCTTCGAATTCAATGCCGTCGCCCTCGACGCCTTCGACCCGCAAGTCCTGCGCTCTGTCTCCGGCCAATTCGATGAGTCCGTGTTCGTCAACCTCCCGATTGGCCACACCGCTAACCTCCCAATCCAAAGCCTCCTCCCTCTTATAAAGCAACTCAATCCGAAACTCGTAATCTCCGTAAACCATTTAtgtggcggcggtggcggcggcgaatTCTCCTTCGCCCGCCATGTGTTCAATTCCTTACAATCCGCCACGGCCCTTCTTGAATCAATTGATGCGGCCGGTATGAGCCCCGACATTGCCGACATGATCGAGCGGCTCATATTGCTGCCGCGGATCGAGAACGCGGTGCTCGGGTTTCACGACCGGTCGCCCGCCGAGAAGAAGATGACATGGCGAACACTCTTCGCCTCGGCCGGGCTCGTGCCAGTCCAATTGAGCAACCTCGCTGAGGCGCAGGCCGAGTGCCTGCTGAGACGGCACCCAATCAGGGGGTTCCATGTGGAGCAGCGTGAGGCTGCGCTCGTGCTTTGTTGGCAACACGGCAGAGAGCTCGTATCGGTCTCGGCATGGAGGTGA
- the LOC109728788 gene encoding dihydrolipoyllysine-residue acetyltransferase component 3 of pyruvate dehydrogenase complex, mitochondrial-like: MARATLLLRHSSKLRNAHNVLQHKPAVFTRHHSRGAGALVGKGDDLSRCRQLEQLGNRDAYSSTKRSSVKDFDLFKAPFPVANMNLYRKVTHIGGSSAGALFNNSLSCVQIAPKRCFSSSSDLPPHQEIGMPSLSPTMTEGNIARWLKKEGDKVSTGEVLCEVETDKATVEMECMEEGYIAKIIHGDGAKNIKVGEIIAIIVEEEEDIAKFKDYTVSKSSPPPEEKSTAEPKEPEEEPEPAKAPETTAAKTEDVSRGEDRIFASPLARKLAEDNNVPLASLKGTGPDGRIVKADVEEYLASRAKGAEVPKTVAPQGLDYVDISNSQIRKVTASRLLLSKQTIPHYYLTVDTRVDKLMELRQQLNSLQEASGGKRISINDLVIKAAALALRKVPQCNSSWMNDFIRQYYNVNINVAVQTDHGLFVPVIKDADKKGLSTIAEEVKQLAQKAKDNSLKPEDYEGGTFTVSNLGGPFGIKQFCAIINPPQSGILAIGSAEKRVIPGSGPDQFEFGSFMSVTLSCDHRVIDGAIGAEWLKAFKGYVENPHSMLL; the protein is encoded by the exons ATGGCTCGTGCAACCCTACTTCTTCGCCACTCCAGCAAG CTGAGAAATGCTCACAATGTGCTACAACATAAGCCTGCTGTTTTTACCCGTCATCACTCCAGAGGTGCTGGCGCGCTTGTTGGAAAAGGAGATG ATCTGTCAAGGTGTCGTCAACTTGAACAGCTGGGAAATAGAGATGCATACTCAAGCACGAAGAGAAGCTCTGTAAAGGATTTTGATCTCTTCAAG GCACCTTTTCCGGTGGCAAACATGAACCTTTACAGGAAAGTAACTCATATTGGCGGTTCATCGGCCGGCGCCCTCTTCAATAATTCTTTGTCATG CGTGCAGATAGCTCCAAAGAGGTGCTTTTCTAGTAGCTCAg ATCTACCGCCGCATCAAGAAATTGGGATGCCGTCACTTTCTCCTACCATGACTGAG GGGAACATCGCAAGGTGGCTCAAGAAGGAAGGCGATAAAGTTTCTACTGGTGAAGTTCTTTGTGAAGTAGAAACT GATAAAGCCACTGTTGAAATGGAATGCATGGAGGAAGGTTATATTGCTAAAATAATACATGGAGATGGGGCTAAAAATATCAAAGTTGGAGAG ATTATTGCCATAATCGTTGAAGAAGAGGAGGATATTGCAAAGTTTAAAGATTACACAGTTTCAAAATCTTCTCCCCCTCCCGAAGAAAAATCTACAGCTGAACCTAAAGAACCAGAAGAGGAGCCAGAGCCTGCGAAAGCTCCTGAGACAACAGCAGCAAAGACTGAAGATGTTTCCCGTGGAGAAGATCGTATTTTCGCAAGCCCTCTGGCAAGAAAGTTGGCGGAAGACAATAAT GTACCTCTTGCGAGTTTAAAAGGAACTGGCCCTGATGGGCGTATAGTAAAAGCAGATGTTGAAGAGTACTTGG CATCTAGAGCAAAGGGTGCCGAGGTGCCGAAAACAGTTGCACCTCAAGGATTAGATTATGTGGATATTTCAAACTCACAGATAAGAAAG GTTACAGCTTCACGACTATTGCTTTCAAAACAAACTATTCCGCATTACTATTTGACAGTTGATACTCGTGTTGACAAACTTATGGA ATTGCGACAACAGCTAAATTCGTTACAAGAAGCCTCCGGTGGGAAAAGGATATCCATCAACGATCTTGTCATAAAG GCTGCTGCATTGGCTCTTCGTAAAGTTCCCCAGTGTAACAGTTCCTGGATGAACGATTTCATCCGCCA GTACTATAACGTAAATATTAACGTCGCTGTACAAACTGATCACGGATTATTTGTTCCGGTTATCAAG GATGCGGACAAAAAGGGGCTTTCTACGATAGCAGAAGAGGTGAAACAGCTGGCCCAGAAAGCCAAGGATAACAGTCTGAAGCCAGAAGATTATGAG GGAGGCACATTTACTGTATCTAACCTGGGAGGCCCATTTGGAATCAAACAATTTTGCGCCATCATAAATCCTCCTCAATCGGGCATTTTGGCTATCGGCTCTG CCGAGAAAAGGGTAATTCCTGGTTCCGGTCCGGATCAGTTCGAGTTCGGCTCCTTCATGTCGGTCACACTGAGCTGCGACCATCGTGTTATTGACG GTGCCATCGGCGCGGAGTGGTTGAAAGCATTCAAAGGCTACGTCGAGAACCCGCATTCGATGTTGCTGTAA
- the LOC109728476 gene encoding autophagy-related protein 8f — MARSSFKLEHELENRRAEAARIREKYPDRIPVIVEKSERSDIPSIDKKKYLVPADLTVGQFVYVIRKRIKLSAEKAIFIFVDNVLPPTGAIMSMIYDEKKDEDGFLYVTYSGENTFGFEGFALT, encoded by the exons ATGGCGAGGAGTTCTTTTAAGTTAGAACATGAACTTG AGAATAGGCGTGCGGAGGCCGCGAGGATCAGGGAGAAGTACCCAGATAGAATCCCT GTGATTGTGGAGAAGTCAGAACGAAGTGATATTCCCAGCATCGACAAGAAAAA GTATTTGGTCCCTGCCGACTTGACAGTTGGGCAGTTCGTCTACGTCATTCGCAAGAGAATCAAGTTAAGCGCGGAGAAGGCCATTTTCATTTTCGTCGATAATGTGCTGCCGCCTACCG GAGCTATAATGTCGATGATATACGACGAGAAGAAAGACGAAGACGGATTTCTTTACGTCACGTACAGTGGGGAGAACACATTCGGTTTCGAAGGTTTCGCTTTAACTTAG